Proteins from a genomic interval of Bacteroidales bacterium:
- a CDS encoding transposase produces MSTGYKIAEKDGLYYLTFQIVGWVDLFTRKIYRDIAIDSFKYCQQNKGLSLFSYVIMSNHIHILAQSERNDLSGIIRDFKNYTSKKILEVINDGIESRREWMKMVFEYHGKFKNKQTNQVWTHESHAEIIYSQNFIEQKLEYIHDNPVRAGIVTKPEDYLYSSARNYAGLDYVLDIIEIDMKWKTVK; encoded by the coding sequence ATGTCTACAGGTTATAAAATTGCTGAAAAGGATGGTCTTTACTATCTAACTTTTCAAATTGTTGGGTGGGTTGATTTATTTACAAGGAAAATTTACCGTGATATTGCCATCGATAGCTTTAAGTATTGCCAGCAGAATAAAGGCTTAAGCCTTTTCTCTTACGTAATTATGTCGAACCACATACATATACTTGCACAAAGCGAGCGCAATGATTTAAGCGGAATCATTAGAGATTTCAAGAACTACACGAGCAAAAAAATTTTAGAGGTAATAAATGACGGCATTGAGAGCCGTAGAGAGTGGATGAAGATGGTTTTTGAGTACCATGGAAAATTCAAGAATAAGCAGACCAACCAAGTGTGGACACATGAGAGTCATGCAGAGATAATCTATAGTCAGAATTTCATTGAACAAAAACTTGAATATATTCATGATAATCCTGTGCGAGCGGGTATCGTTACAAAGCCAGAAGATTACCTTTATTCAAGCGCAAGGAACTATGCAGGTCTCGATTATGTTCTTGATATTATTGAGATTGATATGAAATGGAAAACCGTTAAATGA
- a CDS encoding type II toxin-antitoxin system RelE/ParE family toxin yields MKRYKIKIEPDALTDIQKITEWYNEKQAGLGVRFQETVVKQMNSLGKEPQVYAIRYREIRCVLIKKFPYMVHFYVNEENGTVEVLAVISTDRNPKIWTEKTNRH; encoded by the coding sequence ATGAAGAGGTACAAAATAAAGATTGAGCCCGATGCCCTTACCGACATTCAGAAAATTACCGAATGGTACAACGAAAAACAAGCTGGACTTGGCGTAAGGTTTCAGGAAACAGTGGTTAAGCAGATGAATTCGCTGGGCAAAGAACCTCAAGTTTATGCCATTCGCTACAGGGAGATTCGTTGTGTTTTGATAAAGAAATTCCCCTACATGGTGCATTTTTATGTTAACGAAGAGAACGGTACGGTTGAAGTACTTGCTGTGATTAGCACCGATCGCAACCCCAAAATCTGGACAGAGAAAACCAACAGGCATTAA